A genomic stretch from Bacillus sp. E(2018) includes:
- the mgtE gene encoding magnesium transporter, protein MFKEMSENQILLYVIKNLKELRKKEFQLLIDELHPYDIANVYKNLPEKHRHKFVTFLTTRQIASLIQELESDLQMEILNKLGIERSSHIMNLMENDDLADLLGNLDVNEIQDFLSSMKADESKTVQSLMQYDSDTAGGIMTNRFVWIPQVYTVRDAVEKLKTFAGFAENIYYLYVIDDDRKLVGVVSYRDLLLAEMDEKIEEIMYSRVISVPAETDQEEVARTIERYDFIAVPVTDEHDRLIGIVTVDDVLDVLIEEANEDIEKLSATGKSIDFQTSALVASYRRLPWLILLLFIGILSGSIISTFEGTIERAVALTYFMPMIAGMTGNTGTQSLAVVVRGLVSHDIDRPTIMKLILREFGVGFIIGITCGILISIVAFLWKGNLILGLVVGSSLFFTLIIGTLAGTLIPLLLYRFKIDPAVASGPLITTLNDIFSLLVYFGTATMFLSHLL, encoded by the coding sequence TTGTTTAAAGAGATGTCAGAGAACCAGATATTATTATATGTCATAAAAAACTTAAAAGAGTTACGAAAAAAAGAATTTCAACTTTTAATCGATGAACTTCACCCGTATGATATCGCAAATGTTTATAAAAATTTGCCGGAAAAGCACAGACATAAGTTTGTTACGTTTTTAACCACAAGACAGATCGCTTCCTTGATTCAAGAGCTAGAAAGTGATCTTCAGATGGAAATTCTGAACAAACTTGGCATTGAGCGCTCATCTCACATCATGAACTTAATGGAGAATGATGATTTAGCGGACCTTCTTGGTAACTTGGATGTTAATGAGATTCAAGATTTTCTGTCTTCCATGAAAGCAGATGAATCCAAAACGGTTCAAAGCCTTATGCAATATGATTCAGATACAGCTGGTGGTATTATGACCAACCGGTTCGTATGGATTCCGCAAGTTTATACGGTTAGAGATGCGGTTGAAAAGCTAAAAACTTTCGCCGGTTTTGCAGAGAATATTTATTACTTATATGTAATCGATGATGATAGAAAGCTTGTTGGTGTAGTGTCTTATCGTGATCTGTTATTAGCAGAGATGGATGAGAAGATCGAGGAAATCATGTACAGCAGGGTTATCTCCGTACCCGCAGAGACAGACCAAGAAGAAGTAGCGCGTACAATTGAGCGCTACGACTTTATAGCTGTCCCTGTAACGGATGAACATGATCGTTTGATCGGGATTGTTACAGTCGATGATGTGCTAGATGTATTAATTGAAGAAGCTAATGAAGACATCGAGAAGTTATCGGCAACAGGTAAATCCATTGATTTTCAGACAAGTGCCCTTGTAGCTTCCTATAGAAGACTGCCTTGGCTTATTTTACTTCTGTTTATTGGAATCTTATCTGGTAGTATCATAAGCACGTTTGAAGGAACGATCGAACGCGCGGTTGCACTTACGTACTTTATGCCAATGATTGCAGGTATGACAGGGAATACGGGCACACAATCTCTTGCAGTAGTTGTTCGTGGACTTGTATCGCATGACATTGATCGGCCGACCATTATGAAATTAATACTCCGAGAATTTGGTGTTGGGTTTATTATAGGAATTACTTGTGGAATTTTGATATCAATTGTTGCTTTCTTATGGAAAGGCAATCTAATATTGGGGCTTGTTGTAGGTAGTTCATTATTCTTTACATTGATAATTGGTACACTTGCTGGAACACTTATTCCGTTATTACTATACAGGTTTAAGATTGACCCAGCGGTAGCATCGGGACCTCTTATCACAACATTGAATGATATTTTTTCACTCTTAGTATACTTTGGTACAGCTACAATGTTTTTGTCTCATCTTCTCTAA